A window from Bufo bufo chromosome 1, aBufBuf1.1, whole genome shotgun sequence encodes these proteins:
- the LOC120992801 gene encoding zonadhesin-like has translation MGFFKLSAVFLLALLQWKVHGDDIPPLNCPPNSKSATTGVCDTNCANIVNFPKGLCIKIAILTCKCDAGLMPQTGTYGESVQCVKPEDCKVPCGPNQHYEFCGSACPPTCEEPNGPENCITMCSPKCVCDEGYVLSGETCVKPTECY, from the exons TCTTGCAGTGGAAGGTCCACGGTGATGACATACCAC CTTTGAATTGTCCTCCAAACAGCAAATCTGCAACCACTGGGGTGTGTGACACAAACTGCGCCAACATAGTTAATTTTCCTAAAGGACTTTGCATTAAGATTGCAATACTAACCTGTAAATGTGACGCAGGACTCATGCCTCAGACCGGGACTTATGGGGAATCTGTACAGTGCGTCAAACCAGAAGACTGCAAAGTCCCCTGTGGTCCCAACCAGCACTATGAGTTCTGCGGATCCGCCTGCCCACCGACATGTGAAGAACCAAATGGCCCTGAAAACTGTATCACAATGTGTTCTCCAAAATGTGTCTGTGATGAGGGATATGTTCTTTCTGGAGAAACGTGTGTAAAGCCAACAGAATGTTATTAA